agaaccAGGAAATCCTAAGAGAATAGACCCTAGAACGCATCACCATATTACAAACTGGTGCAAGGCTTAACACCTCTCATACAATGCTTTTGTATATTTTCATAAGCCTACATTTTAACATATCCATTCTACAGATAATTGACTTAATCACTTTTATTTATGGGGaggtactaaaaaaaaaaaaaccccaacaaaaaaaacccctaagtaTACCTAATCTAAGATTTTTGTCCAATTCCAGTACTGAAATATTAATACTTCACCTGGACTCTTCATGACTCACTATTTACTTGAAGCTGCTGCCAAGATCAACAAGATTTAAATACACATGACAAAAGTATGACAAAATGACGCCCCCAGTGGAACTAACCATACAGTTAATGTCATCATCCAAGAGTGATCTGCTCAAAACACCCAAGTCTGTTTATACAGAGattaaacacaacaaaaaacaacaaaaaaagtcctttttgaAAATCATTCTTAGAAATACATGCATTCTCTAGTATCCCTCATCTGACCACTTCTAGCAGAGCTTTATCGGTTTTCGggtaataataatttatttactagaaagtcagcaggaaaaaagaactCCTGCCTATTCCCTTACCTAACCATCACCATCATGACACCAACTtccacacaaacccagtacCGTACACGTGAGTAGTTTAACTTCACTCACCTTCATAGCAATCCAGCCTGCAAGGCGCAAGGCGTATTGCTTCACGAAAGTGTATAATTGCTTCTTGTACTCGGCCCATATTCCTAAGAGCAGCTCCTTTCAGCAGGAGAGCTTGAACACTGTTACTATTAAGCTGGATAGCTTTGGCTCCTAAATATAAGGCACGAGAGTATCGTTTACTGTAGAAACTGTGACACCTATGGAAAGACAGGAGAGATTGTAAACATGTACTGCCTGTGGTGCCTGTGCACGTTCATAGaggtttaaaagcagaaaaaaaaaaaaaagtagtaaaaaaaaaaagaaattacaggcAACTGTTGAACTTCTTGCATTTGAAGTTAAGAATTtatgttcaggaaaaaaaactcttcaggagtttaaaaaaaggcagtatGAAGATTAACTTTTACAGCTATTTAATATATCATTATTATTGCAGAGGTGTGGTAACTCTAGCAGATttaaacatacagaaaacaaccaaaataGATATTTATGGATAGCTAATTGAAGTTACCCCAAGGACAGAATACATAGGATATAAACGCAGCTTCTGAACAAAAAAGCCGAATCCACTGTATCAAGTGTAATCCACCACATCAACTGTAATCCACCACATGCAGCAAATCAAGAGCTGAggtaagaaaggaaagaaaacaacttacCCAGATACCACCCAGGGTTCCGCATGTTGATCAGAAATATTGAAGAGACGGCAGCCCAAGTTTTCCACATCCTCTAGTCGACCTTCACGTGCCAATAAATAACCATATACATCCATTCCTAAAGTTTGAAGATCAATCATCAAGAAATGGAAAGCTcattctcaaaacaaaaaaccaaaaacaaaaccacaaacacctACTTTACACTGTGCAACTACCAGTAACTGTTCAAGATACACAGCTTCTGAATGTAAATTCTAAATTGAAAGCTGAGTACAACAACATACAACATTCCACTGCATGCTTGATTGCATGCAGCTGCTACTCTAATGTTACTCATCACATCATTACACTAGGTAAACTTTCTTTCAGGATTTACTCACCTTTTATTAGGTAAGGATCCAACATTTGTGCTTGTTCAAATTTTAGAATAGAGTTTTTATTATCTCCAGCTCTGAAATACAGGTCTGCTAAGCTCCCCAGTAAGTCTACATTATCCCTCAGTAATGACTTTTTCTCTAAAGAgctttaagaggaaaaaaaatgcctgttaTTTATATAGTGCCATTTTAAgtataattatatataaatattaaaatattatttgattaCATCATGCTCTTTGAACTCTTACCAAATGGTGTTTATTGCTCTTGTATTATCTCCAGTATGGACAAAAGCATATGCCTTGATCCACACGGAAAGCCAATCCAAGTTAGGAATACTCTGAATTACATTGATTGTCATGGAGGCCACTTCTGCACCTTTCACCGACAGCGAGAGCAAGCCTATTCAGAATGGTATATACATCAATTTCAGCCACCGTAAACTGCTATTAATACAAATTAATTGTCTGAAGACAAGAAACTCCATCCTTTGACAAGCATAAACAAGGAACTTGTTACAATGCTTTTGCATAATGTAGGCATTACATATTACATGCAAATGCAAGTCAGTTACCTAGTCCCAAGCATAATTCAAATTATAATACTGTTTAATACTGAAATACCAAGTGTGCAGACACATACCTAGTATGGCATCAAGTGCTAAAGGGCACTGCCTTAGTACTTCTTTGTAGCTCGTAACAGATGAGCGTTCTTGACCTGCTTTCTTGTATAGATTGGCCAACATCATATTGATCTACAAGCAATAGAAATGTTGGTAGATTCAAGtatgagaaaggagaaatctAAGAAAAGGTCACAACTTTGTCTTCAAGCatgcctgcctccctccctcctgttCTGGGAAGGAGATAACATTACCTGCTCTTCTTCCGAGAACACTGTAGTAGCATATAGtataaaattaaaactgttgCTCCTTGCTGAGTCCAAAGATAAAAGTTACATTCTTTTGTATTTGCATAGTGCATCTTGAAATCTCACTGTTTTGCACACAAGAAGTCAAAAGATGGGCAAGCGTTTATATAGGATGCCAAGAGGGACCTGTATATCCATT
This genomic interval from Buteo buteo chromosome 11, bButBut1.hap1.1, whole genome shotgun sequence contains the following:
- the ANAPC7 gene encoding anaphase-promoting complex subunit 7 isoform X5 translates to MMLANLYKKAGQERSSVTSYKEVLRQCPLALDAILGLLSLSVKGAEVASMTINVIQSIPNLDWLSVWIKAYAFVHTGDNTRAINTICSLEKKSLLRDNVDLLGSLADLYFRAGDNKNSILKFEQAQMLDPYLIKGMDVYGYLLAREGRLEDVENLGCRLFNISDQHAEPWVVSGCHSFYSKRYSRALYLGAKAIQLNSNSVQALLLKGAALRNMGRVQEAIIHFREAIRLAPCRLDCYEGLIECYLASNSIREAMVMANNVYKTLGANAQTLTLLATVCLEDPVTQEKAKTLLDKALTQRPDYIKAVVKKAELLSREQKYEDGIALLRNALANQSDCVLHRILGDFLVAVNEYQEAMDQYSIALSLDPNDQKSLEGMQKMEKEESPTDATQEEDVDDMEGSGEEGDLEGSDSEAAQWADQEQWFGMQ
- the ANAPC7 gene encoding anaphase-promoting complex subunit 7 isoform X4, encoding MAECYTMLKQDKDAIAILDGIPSRQRTPKINMMLANLYKKAGQERSSVTSYKEVLRQCPLALDAILGLLSLSVKGAEVASMTINVIQSIPNLDWLSVWIKAYAFVHTGDNTRAINTICSLEKKSLLRDNVDLLGSLADLYFRAGDNKNSILKFEQAQMLDPYLIKGMDVYGYLLAREGRLEDVENLGCRLFNISDQHAEPWVVSGCHSFYSKRYSRALYLGAKAIQLNSNSVQALLLKGAALRNMGRVQEAIIHFREAIRLAPCRLDCYEGLIECYLASNSIREAMVMANNVYKTLGANAQTLTLLATVCLEDPVTQEKAKTLLDKALTQRPDYIKAVVKKAELLSREQKYEDGIALLRNALANQSDCVLHRILGDFLVAVNEYQEAMDQYSIALSLDPNDQKSLEGMQKMEKEESPTDATQEEDVDDMEGSGEEGDLEGSDSEAAQWADQEQWFGMQ